The following are from one region of the Hymenobacter sp. YIM 151858-1 genome:
- a CDS encoding RelA/SpoT family protein: protein MATLIDPEVERQEILRHYRRLLRTAKPYLKEGDAKLIKKAFNTSLEAHKDMRRKSGEPYILHPLAVAQIVVEEIGLGTTSIVAALLHDVVEDTTWEISDVEREFGSKVARIVDGLTKISGVFDYGTSEQAENFRKMLLTLSEDVRVILIKIADRLHNMRTLDSMPRHKQLKIASETIYLYAPLAHRLGLYAIKSELEDLHLKYTDTETFRELTQKVRQSRGARNRFIKEFVTPLEDELKEQGFDFEIKGRPKSIYSILRKMRKQNIPFEEVYDLFAIRIILNVPPEQEKAACWRVYSIVTDFYQPNPDRLRDWVSTPKANGYESLHTTVMSQTGQWVEVQIRSRRMDDIAEKGYAAHWKYKDTGAVQPESSLEAWISKVREMLETNNSNALEFMDEFRQNLFVKEVYVFTPKGKLIILPDGATALDFAFEIHTHIGLQCLGAKVNQKLEPLSYRLRNGDQVEILTSQKQRPTEEWLGYVTTSKARSRIREFLRDDKRTKAEDGKFLVEKRLELLGVEPTSDNLNRLLAHFNVHNLHEFYYRLAIGQIDGREIKESLFDPATPAPRLPSMLEPKAFDQEVQKLRGVRPDMLLIGEKTDTIRYTIATCCNPIPGDDVFGFETDQSIEIHRTSCPKATSLMSSFGNRIVRAKWTDQLELAFLAGIRIKGSDRVGLVNDVTKIISNSLKVNMRSITIDSDDGMFEGQIMVFVNDTAHLEKLIQRLSRVRGVLSVERFGS, encoded by the coding sequence ATGGCAACTCTTATAGATCCTGAGGTAGAACGCCAGGAAATCCTGCGCCACTACCGCCGCCTGCTTCGCACGGCCAAGCCTTACCTGAAAGAGGGCGACGCCAAGCTGATCAAAAAGGCCTTTAATACCTCGCTGGAGGCGCACAAAGACATGCGTCGCAAATCGGGCGAGCCGTACATTCTGCACCCGCTGGCCGTAGCCCAGATTGTGGTGGAGGAAATCGGGTTGGGCACCACCAGCATCGTGGCGGCCTTGCTGCACGACGTGGTGGAGGATACCACCTGGGAAATTTCCGACGTGGAGCGCGAGTTCGGCAGCAAGGTGGCGCGCATCGTCGATGGCCTCACCAAGATTTCGGGCGTGTTCGACTACGGCACCTCCGAGCAGGCCGAGAACTTCCGCAAGATGCTGCTGACCTTGTCGGAGGACGTGCGCGTGATTCTCATCAAGATTGCCGACCGCCTGCACAACATGCGGACGCTCGACTCGATGCCGCGCCACAAGCAGCTCAAAATCGCGTCGGAAACCATTTACCTCTACGCCCCGCTGGCGCACCGCCTAGGTCTGTACGCCATCAAGAGCGAGCTGGAGGACTTGCACCTGAAGTACACCGATACCGAAACCTTCCGGGAACTGACGCAGAAGGTGCGCCAGAGCCGCGGCGCGCGCAACCGCTTTATTAAGGAGTTTGTAACGCCGCTGGAAGATGAGCTGAAGGAGCAGGGTTTCGACTTCGAGATTAAAGGCCGGCCCAAAAGCATCTACTCCATTCTGCGGAAGATGCGCAAGCAGAACATTCCGTTCGAGGAAGTGTACGATCTGTTTGCCATCCGCATTATTCTGAACGTGCCGCCCGAGCAGGAGAAAGCGGCCTGCTGGCGCGTGTACTCTATCGTTACCGATTTTTACCAACCCAACCCCGACCGCCTGCGCGATTGGGTGAGCACGCCCAAAGCCAACGGCTACGAAAGCTTGCACACCACCGTGATGTCGCAAACCGGGCAGTGGGTGGAGGTGCAGATCCGCTCGCGCCGCATGGACGACATTGCCGAGAAGGGTTACGCCGCGCACTGGAAATACAAAGACACCGGCGCCGTGCAGCCCGAGTCGTCGTTGGAGGCCTGGATTAGTAAGGTGCGCGAGATGCTCGAAACCAACAACTCCAATGCGCTGGAGTTTATGGACGAGTTTCGCCAGAACCTGTTCGTAAAGGAGGTCTACGTCTTCACGCCCAAAGGCAAGCTCATCATTCTGCCCGACGGCGCTACGGCCCTCGATTTTGCCTTCGAAATTCACACGCACATCGGCCTGCAGTGCCTAGGTGCCAAAGTGAATCAGAAGCTGGAGCCCCTGAGCTACCGCCTGCGCAACGGCGACCAGGTCGAAATTCTGACCTCGCAGAAGCAGCGCCCCACCGAAGAATGGCTGGGTTACGTGACGACCTCCAAGGCCCGGTCGCGCATCCGCGAATTCCTGCGCGACGATAAGCGCACGAAAGCCGAGGACGGCAAGTTTTTGGTGGAGAAGCGCTTGGAGCTCCTAGGTGTCGAGCCAACTTCCGACAACCTCAACCGTTTGCTGGCGCACTTTAATGTGCACAACCTGCACGAGTTCTACTACCGCCTGGCCATCGGCCAGATCGACGGCCGCGAAATCAAGGAGAGCCTGTTCGACCCGGCCACGCCGGCCCCTAGGTTGCCCTCGATGCTCGAGCCCAAGGCCTTCGACCAGGAGGTGCAGAAGCTGCGCGGCGTGCGGCCCGATATGCTGCTGATAGGGGAGAAAACCGACACCATCCGCTACACCATTGCCACTTGTTGTAACCCCATTCCTGGCGACGATGTGTTCGGCTTTGAAACCGATCAGAGCATCGAAATTCACCGTACCTCGTGCCCTAAGGCTACCAGCCTGATGTCGAGCTTCGGGAACCGCATTGTGCGCGCCAAATGGACGGACCAGCTGGAGTTGGCTTTCCTAGCCGGTATCCGCATCAAAGGCTCCGACCGCGTAGGCCTGGTCAACGACGTCACGAAAATCATCTCGAACAGCCTTAAGGTGAACATGCGCTCCATCACCATCGACTCGGACGACGGCATGTTCGAAGGCCAGATCATGGTGTTCGTAAACGACACGGCTCACCTCGAAAAGCTAATACAACGTTTGTCGCGCGTGCGGGGCGTGCTGTCAGTGGAGCGTTTCGGCTCCTAG
- a CDS encoding Fur family transcriptional regulator — protein MLDVEKYEEVKKIFTAYLESKGLRKTSERYAILEEIYSRNGHFDVEELYAGMKERGVQVSRATVYNTLDLLVEHHLVSKHQFGRNLAQYEKSYGYRQHDHVICTECHKVVEFCDPRIHGIQTMVGELLNFHILHHSLNLYGICGDCRAKAARTTTE, from the coding sequence ATGCTTGATGTTGAGAAATACGAGGAGGTAAAGAAGATTTTCACCGCGTACCTCGAAAGCAAGGGCCTTCGGAAAACCTCCGAGCGGTATGCCATTCTGGAGGAAATCTACTCGCGCAACGGCCACTTCGATGTAGAGGAACTGTATGCGGGTATGAAGGAACGCGGCGTTCAGGTGAGCCGCGCTACGGTTTACAACACGCTGGATTTGCTTGTTGAGCACCATTTGGTGAGCAAACACCAATTCGGCCGCAACCTGGCACAATACGAAAAGTCGTACGGCTATCGGCAGCACGACCACGTCATCTGCACTGAGTGCCATAAGGTGGTGGAGTTCTGCGACCCGCGCATCCACGGCATCCAGACGATGGTCGGGGAGTTATTGAACTTCCATATCTTGCACCACTCCTTAAATCTTTACGGCATTTGCGGCGACTGTCGCGCGAAAGCCGCTCGTACCACCACCGAATGA
- a CDS encoding STAS domain-containing protein has product MKTDANLQDGILSVRLTGDLIGSPDSQQLLQTVDQHLGDDAVKLCSVDLSNVRYVNSSGIGVLVSLLTKFRSRGGELVLINPAEHPRKMLALTKLTSIFTIADDEAAATSLLKNAN; this is encoded by the coding sequence ATGAAAACTGACGCCAACCTGCAAGACGGCATCCTGTCGGTGCGCCTCACCGGCGACCTGATCGGCAGCCCCGATTCCCAGCAACTCCTGCAAACCGTTGATCAGCACCTAGGCGACGACGCCGTGAAGCTGTGCTCGGTCGATTTGTCCAACGTGCGCTATGTCAACAGCTCGGGCATTGGCGTACTGGTGTCGCTGCTCACCAAGTTCCGCAGCCGTGGCGGCGAGCTGGTTTTGATCAACCCCGCCGAGCACCCCCGCAAGATGCTTGCACTCACCAAGCTCACTTCCATCTTCACCATCGCCGACGACGAAGCAGCTGCTACCAGCCTGCTCAAAAACGCCAACTAA
- a CDS encoding adenylosuccinate synthase: MPVDVLVGLQWGDEGKGKIVDVLAPTYDVVARFQGGPNAGHTLTFNGTKHVLHQVPSGIFHPHIINVVGNGVVLDPVVFREELRKLAARGIDGTANLYISKKAQLILPSHRALDRIWEEARGGGRIGSTLKGIGPTYQDKIGRTGLRIGDILRADFKQRYQETVERHRQLANFHQRELSIEADEAAFFEAVEELRQLNLTDTEYLLNDLLSQGKRILAEGAQGSLLDIDFGTYPFVTSSSTIVAGACTGLGIAPKHIHKVYGISKAYCTRVGSGPFPTELHDEVGEKIRQAGREFGSTTGRPRRCGWIDLPALRYAIMLNGVTEIHLMKADVLSDFDEIRVCTHYRNADGSITEQLPDLAELQELSPEYISLPGWQTSLDNINDPKALPAQLTTYVQYLEQQLKVPVTIVSVGPDRTSTLHMN, from the coding sequence ATGCCAGTAGACGTACTCGTCGGGCTCCAGTGGGGCGACGAAGGAAAAGGAAAAATCGTGGACGTGCTAGCGCCCACGTACGACGTAGTAGCTCGTTTTCAGGGCGGGCCCAATGCCGGCCACACCCTCACGTTCAACGGCACCAAGCACGTACTGCACCAAGTGCCCTCGGGCATTTTCCACCCACACATTATTAATGTGGTCGGGAATGGGGTAGTGCTCGACCCCGTAGTGTTTCGCGAGGAGCTGCGCAAGCTTGCCGCGCGCGGCATCGACGGGACGGCCAATCTCTACATCTCGAAGAAAGCGCAGCTGATCCTGCCCTCGCACCGCGCCCTCGACCGGATTTGGGAGGAAGCGCGTGGCGGCGGTCGTATTGGCTCTACGCTAAAAGGCATCGGCCCGACCTACCAAGACAAAATCGGCCGTACGGGTCTGCGCATTGGCGACATTCTGCGTGCCGATTTCAAGCAGCGCTACCAGGAAACGGTAGAGCGGCATCGGCAGCTTGCCAACTTTCACCAGCGCGAATTGAGCATCGAAGCTGACGAGGCAGCCTTTTTTGAAGCGGTGGAAGAGTTGCGCCAGCTCAACCTCACGGATACGGAGTATCTGCTGAATGACCTGCTCAGCCAAGGCAAGCGCATTCTGGCCGAAGGGGCTCAAGGCTCTCTGCTGGATATCGACTTCGGCACTTATCCTTTTGTTACCTCGTCGAGCACCATTGTGGCCGGTGCCTGCACCGGGCTTGGCATCGCGCCCAAGCACATACATAAGGTATACGGTATCAGCAAAGCCTATTGCACCCGCGTGGGCAGCGGCCCATTTCCTACCGAGCTGCATGATGAGGTAGGGGAGAAGATTCGCCAGGCTGGCCGCGAATTTGGCTCCACCACTGGTCGTCCGCGCCGCTGTGGTTGGATCGACCTTCCGGCTTTGCGCTATGCCATCATGCTGAACGGCGTCACTGAAATCCACCTGATGAAAGCCGATGTGCTTTCTGATTTCGATGAAATCCGCGTTTGCACGCATTATCGGAATGCCGATGGCAGCATCACGGAGCAATTGCCCGACCTAGCCGAACTACAGGAGCTAAGCCCTGAGTACATCTCACTGCCAGGTTGGCAAACCAGCCTCGACAATATTAACGACCCCAAAGCCCTTCCCGCTCAGCTGACAACCTACGTGCAATATCTTGAGCAGCAACTGAAAGTGCCAGTCACCATAGTAAGCGTCGGCCCCGATCGTACGAGCACCCTCCACATGAACTGA
- a CDS encoding BatA domain-containing protein: MNLTYPWFLLGLIALAIPIILHLFELRRPQRVLFTNVDFIKDVKLVTAKQRRLQHLLVLFLRLGFISFLVLLFCQPFLQALDNGTTGVDSRTAFVIDNTLSMSAEDAQGQQLIERGADEAGEVVGIFPRTATIDVLAGSRRQASLTPQRAQEALNAVTVSANSQGLGAQLAWLTSGLRNSNPSSVFLVSDFQRIGFNPSMIMQLGTKQQVYLLPLRFTPAASIYVDSVYVADEFVRPGGDLALQIRLRNGGSKDAQRVGVRVLIAERQVGAFQIDLLAGQTTVTTVRARLNGAQAVQCRVEVDDQPIRFDNTYYFVLKPVSRVRILEVGAGRSALQRLYPNEAVFGYSQISVGDIRPEVLSNADFIVVSAFASSDSGRRTALRRFADAGGTILFIPAANSAGASLNEALADLGLSTLRPLNGAGASTPQELAPPDKQNPFFKDVFAEQTRQADMPRATPLLTWSRSAVDVLKFRDGSPFISGFRTGNGMIYVVASPLAPAYTTFAEHPLFVPVMYRLATSSVQLDQLPAYRLTDRTVVLRQPVVANAGKEQVYKLVNDGSSFIPAQQVRDGRLYLQLPPDLRQPGYYKLSLGEHTVGELAFNIDKKESELAYYSLNELRQLEATHPNVHIYEVASGQSVAARFAQQRAGTPLWRYCLIAALLCLLGEVLVLRFAGAKNTAAPLAA, from the coding sequence ATGAATCTAACATATCCATGGTTTCTTTTAGGGCTAATTGCTCTAGCTATACCCATAATCCTTCATTTATTTGAGTTACGTCGCCCTCAGCGGGTTTTGTTTACTAATGTCGACTTCATTAAGGATGTCAAGCTGGTAACCGCAAAACAGCGGAGGCTCCAGCATCTATTGGTGTTGTTTCTTAGGTTGGGGTTCATCAGCTTTTTGGTGTTGTTATTCTGCCAACCTTTCCTTCAGGCTTTGGATAACGGCACCACGGGAGTTGATAGCAGAACTGCGTTTGTTATCGATAACACCTTGAGCATGTCGGCTGAAGATGCGCAGGGACAGCAATTGATTGAGAGAGGTGCGGATGAGGCGGGTGAAGTGGTGGGTATTTTTCCGCGCACTGCTACAATTGATGTATTGGCTGGATCCAGGCGTCAGGCCTCTTTAACGCCGCAACGAGCTCAAGAAGCCCTGAACGCTGTGACGGTATCTGCTAATAGTCAAGGCCTAGGTGCTCAATTGGCTTGGCTAACAAGCGGCCTCCGCAACAGTAATCCCTCTTCCGTATTTCTTGTCTCCGACTTTCAGCGGATTGGGTTCAACCCGAGCATGATAATGCAATTGGGAACGAAGCAACAGGTGTATCTCCTGCCGCTCCGTTTTACTCCCGCAGCAAGCATTTATGTTGATAGCGTATATGTTGCTGATGAGTTTGTGAGGCCCGGTGGGGACTTGGCTTTGCAGATACGCCTGCGTAATGGCGGGAGCAAAGATGCTCAGCGCGTTGGCGTGCGCGTATTGATTGCTGAGCGACAAGTCGGAGCCTTTCAAATCGATTTGCTGGCTGGGCAAACTACCGTGACTACGGTTCGGGCAAGGCTCAACGGTGCCCAAGCGGTGCAGTGCCGAGTGGAGGTCGACGACCAACCCATCCGCTTCGATAATACTTATTATTTTGTGCTTAAGCCCGTTAGCCGCGTGCGGATACTGGAAGTTGGTGCGGGCCGGAGTGCCTTGCAGCGCTTGTATCCAAACGAGGCAGTTTTCGGTTACAGTCAGATTTCGGTAGGCGATATTCGGCCGGAAGTACTTAGCAATGCCGACTTCATTGTTGTTTCTGCCTTTGCTTCTTCGGATAGCGGCCGGCGAACGGCATTGAGGCGGTTCGCCGATGCGGGGGGCACCATCTTGTTCATTCCAGCCGCTAATTCAGCAGGTGCTTCCCTCAACGAGGCCTTGGCTGACCTAGGGCTGTCGACACTGCGGCCGCTTAACGGGGCAGGTGCGAGTACCCCCCAAGAACTTGCACCGCCCGACAAGCAGAATCCTTTCTTCAAGGATGTTTTCGCGGAGCAAACGCGACAGGCCGATATGCCCCGTGCCACCCCGCTGCTTACCTGGAGCCGCTCGGCCGTTGATGTGTTGAAGTTTCGTGACGGGAGCCCTTTTATATCAGGGTTCCGCACTGGCAACGGGATGATCTATGTGGTGGCTTCGCCGCTTGCACCTGCGTACACCACGTTCGCGGAGCACCCCTTGTTTGTGCCGGTAATGTACCGCTTGGCCACGTCGAGTGTACAGCTGGACCAACTGCCTGCGTACCGGCTAACCGACCGGACGGTAGTGCTGCGGCAACCCGTTGTGGCTAATGCGGGCAAAGAGCAAGTATACAAACTGGTAAACGACGGTAGCTCCTTTATCCCGGCTCAGCAAGTGCGCGACGGACGCCTGTACCTGCAATTGCCGCCCGATCTGCGTCAGCCCGGCTATTATAAGCTTAGCCTAGGAGAGCACACCGTCGGGGAGCTGGCATTCAACATCGATAAGAAAGAGTCGGAATTGGCTTATTACTCGCTGAATGAGCTGCGCCAACTCGAAGCAACCCACCCCAATGTGCACATTTACGAAGTGGCAAGCGGGCAAAGTGTTGCGGCCCGTTTTGCCCAACAGCGTGCCGGTACACCGCTATGGCGTTACTGTCTGATAGCTGCTTTGCTATGTTTACTGGGAGAAGTGCTGGTGTTGCGCTTTGCCGGGGCAAAGAATACTGCCGCTCCACTTGCTGCCTAG
- a CDS encoding DUF4199 domain-containing protein, with protein sequence MMNQAGLRTAVRVGGIAGALCVAWVLMLYFTDQNPYGPKRLMTVFVPPVAVLVAQWSARKHAPNKFGFLTALMTGVVALLITASLSGLGVYTLARMGNPKLIEQNRVQMERMIQAERANFMKEKGGKEQYERSLRGIASTPAGLAQDDFSKKLLAGLFFFLPGAIFFRK encoded by the coding sequence ATGATGAATCAGGCTGGGTTGCGGACAGCAGTACGCGTGGGTGGTATTGCCGGTGCTTTGTGTGTGGCTTGGGTGCTGATGCTCTACTTTACCGACCAGAACCCCTACGGGCCCAAGCGCCTGATGACGGTGTTTGTGCCGCCCGTTGCGGTGTTGGTGGCGCAGTGGAGCGCACGCAAGCATGCACCCAATAAATTCGGGTTTTTAACGGCCTTAATGACGGGCGTAGTTGCGCTCCTGATAACGGCTAGCCTCTCGGGTTTGGGCGTTTACACCTTGGCCCGAATGGGCAACCCCAAGCTGATTGAGCAAAACCGGGTTCAGATGGAGCGCATGATTCAGGCAGAGCGGGCCAATTTTATGAAAGAGAAAGGCGGCAAGGAGCAGTATGAACGCAGCCTCCGCGGCATTGCCAGCACACCCGCTGGCTTGGCGCAGGACGATTTCAGCAAAAAGCTTTTGGCCGGTTTGTTTTTCTTTTTGCCCGGCGCCATTTTCTTTCGGAAATAA
- a CDS encoding DUF4199 domain-containing protein, with translation MENTATPSVSPSSVGVRYGVMLGIVSIIFTAVTMMAGLEQNTAIGLLGAVISIAFIVLAHKAFKQANGGFMSFGQGVTIGVVASAVSGLLASVFRYIYLTFIDPEALARGAEAARAKLEEQGMSDEQIDQAMSVSSKMTEGPVGVVVAIVVSIIIGLILSLIISAITKRTRPEFE, from the coding sequence ATGGAAAACACCGCTACTCCCTCTGTTTCGCCCTCGTCCGTTGGCGTGCGCTACGGCGTCATGCTCGGCATCGTATCCATCATCTTCACGGCCGTAACTATGATGGCCGGCTTAGAGCAGAATACCGCTATCGGGTTGCTTGGCGCGGTAATCAGCATTGCTTTTATAGTGTTGGCTCACAAGGCGTTTAAGCAGGCTAATGGCGGTTTCATGTCGTTCGGGCAAGGCGTCACGATTGGGGTTGTTGCATCGGCCGTTTCGGGTTTGCTGGCGTCGGTATTCCGTTACATCTACCTCACTTTCATCGACCCCGAGGCTTTGGCCCGCGGCGCCGAAGCGGCTCGCGCGAAACTCGAAGAACAAGGCATGTCGGATGAACAAATCGACCAAGCCATGTCCGTGAGCAGCAAGATGACAGAAGGGCCCGTAGGAGTGGTTGTTGCAATAGTGGTTTCAATCATTATAGGCCTAATTTTATCGCTGATCATCTCAGCCATTACCAAGCGTACGCGCCCCGAGTTTGAGTAA
- a CDS encoding glycosyltransferase family 2 protein → MSKKKLKSFPVELSIVIPLLNEEESLPELTSWIGRVLQAHGLSYEVILIDDGSTDNSWEVIEELAAADVHIRGIRFNRNYGKSAALDTGFRAAEGRVVCTMDADLQDSPEELPELYRLIAEEGYDLISGWKKKRYDPLSKTIPTKLFNGVTRWISGIQLHDFNCGLKAYDSRVVKSIEVYGEMHRYIPVIAKWAGFRRIGEKAVQHQERKYGTTKFGLERFVYGFLDLMSITFVSRFRRRPMHFFGSMGVLSFFLGAVITLWLVGEKVWLAAHNLRARDVTDQPLFFLALVAVIVGVQLFLTGFLAELTSLNGRRKNQYLVRETLNLPTT, encoded by the coding sequence TTGAGTAAGAAGAAGTTAAAATCATTTCCCGTCGAGCTGTCAATCGTAATTCCGCTGCTCAACGAGGAAGAATCGTTGCCGGAGCTGACGAGCTGGATTGGGCGCGTGCTGCAGGCGCACGGGCTTTCGTACGAGGTCATCCTGATCGACGACGGTTCGACGGATAACTCCTGGGAAGTGATTGAGGAGCTGGCTGCCGCGGATGTACACATCCGCGGCATTCGCTTCAACCGCAACTACGGCAAATCGGCGGCCCTCGACACCGGCTTTCGGGCCGCCGAGGGCCGCGTGGTGTGCACCATGGACGCCGATTTGCAGGACTCGCCGGAGGAGCTGCCCGAGCTTTACCGGCTCATTGCCGAGGAGGGTTACGACCTGATCAGCGGCTGGAAAAAGAAGCGCTACGACCCGCTGAGCAAAACCATCCCGACGAAGCTCTTCAACGGCGTAACGCGCTGGATTTCGGGCATTCAGCTGCACGATTTCAACTGCGGCCTGAAGGCCTACGACAGCCGCGTGGTGAAGAGCATTGAGGTGTACGGCGAGATGCACCGCTACATCCCGGTTATTGCCAAGTGGGCCGGGTTTCGGCGCATCGGCGAGAAGGCCGTGCAGCACCAGGAGCGCAAGTACGGCACCACCAAGTTCGGGCTGGAGCGCTTCGTGTACGGCTTCCTGGATCTGATGAGCATCACGTTTGTGAGCCGCTTCCGGCGCCGGCCAATGCACTTTTTTGGGTCGATGGGCGTGCTGTCGTTTTTCCTAGGTGCTGTAATCACGCTGTGGCTGGTAGGGGAGAAGGTGTGGCTGGCGGCGCACAACCTGCGCGCCCGCGACGTCACCGATCAGCCGCTGTTCTTCCTGGCCTTGGTGGCTGTGATTGTGGGCGTGCAGTTGTTTCTGACGGGTTTTCTGGCCGAGCTGACCTCGCTGAACGGCCGGCGCAAAAACCAATACCTGGTGCGCGAAACCCTGAACCTGCCCACCACCTAG
- a CDS encoding glycosyltransferase, producing the protein MARVVIIGPAYPLRGGLATYNERLARAFREAGDEVRIVTFSLQYPNFLFPGQTQFSTEPGPADLAIEVSINSVNPLSWWQVGQRLRRERPDLVVFRFWLPFMGPALGTIARLVRGNGHTRIVTITDNVIPHEKRPGDRPFTQYFLQVCHGFVTMSRSVLADLRRLNLKQPACYQAHPLYDNFGPIVPQRDAQRRLHLGPEYRYLLFFGFIRAYKGLDVLLQAFADERLAKLPLKLIVAGEFYEDAAPYEAIIREHNLENRLVRATDFIPNERVADYFCAADMVVQPYKHATQSGVSQIAYHFERPMLVTDVGGLAELIPDGEVGYVVPPTAQAIADALVEYFTHPELQARFEAGTRHYKQQFSWSEMVKALKEVAAAPGT; encoded by the coding sequence ATGGCACGGGTGGTGATTATTGGGCCGGCATACCCGCTGCGTGGGGGCCTGGCTACCTACAACGAGCGGCTGGCACGGGCTTTCCGCGAAGCCGGCGACGAGGTGCGCATCGTTACGTTCAGCCTGCAGTACCCCAACTTTCTGTTTCCGGGCCAAACGCAGTTCAGCACCGAGCCCGGGCCCGCCGACCTCGCCATTGAGGTAAGCATCAACTCCGTAAACCCGCTGAGCTGGTGGCAGGTAGGCCAGCGGCTGCGGCGCGAGCGGCCCGATTTAGTTGTGTTTCGGTTTTGGTTGCCGTTTATGGGGCCGGCCCTAGGTACTATTGCGCGCCTGGTGCGCGGCAACGGCCACACGCGCATCGTCACCATCACCGATAACGTAATTCCGCACGAGAAGCGGCCCGGCGACCGGCCTTTCACGCAGTATTTCCTGCAGGTGTGTCACGGCTTCGTGACGATGAGCCGCTCGGTGCTGGCCGATTTGCGGCGGCTTAATCTCAAGCAACCCGCTTGTTACCAGGCACACCCGCTCTACGACAACTTCGGGCCGATTGTGCCCCAACGCGATGCTCAGCGCCGCTTGCACCTAGGGCCCGAGTACCGGTACTTGTTGTTCTTCGGCTTTATCAGGGCATACAAAGGGCTCGATGTGCTGCTGCAGGCCTTTGCCGATGAGCGGCTGGCTAAGCTGCCCTTGAAGCTGATTGTGGCCGGCGAGTTTTACGAAGACGCTGCGCCCTACGAGGCCATCATTCGCGAGCACAACCTGGAGAACCGCCTGGTGCGCGCTACCGATTTCATCCCGAACGAGCGCGTGGCCGATTACTTCTGCGCGGCCGACATGGTGGTGCAGCCCTACAAGCACGCCACGCAAAGCGGCGTATCGCAGATTGCCTACCACTTCGAGCGGCCGATGCTGGTGACGGACGTTGGCGGCCTGGCCGAGCTGATACCTGACGGCGAGGTGGGCTACGTGGTGCCACCCACCGCCCAAGCTATTGCCGATGCGCTGGTCGAGTATTTCACGCACCCCGAGCTGCAGGCCCGGTTTGAAGCCGGCACGCGCCACTACAAGCAGCAGTTTTCGTGGAGTGAAATGGTGAAGGCGCTGAAGGAGGTAGCCGCCGCCCCCGGCACCTAG
- a CDS encoding glycosyltransferase family 9 protein: MSTNILNHTVVHPDCRHFRGDIPCRPNKEHGYQCADCPVYAPVQQRILIIKLGAIGDVIRTTPLLRRLRQEYPQGYITWLTHTPAILPQDAVDEILKFDFAAVLQLQAREFDVVFNLDKDKEAGALLNTLKAPQKFGYALRPYDGVAWPANDLAQHKFLTGVFDQLSLQNTKPYVQEIFELCGYEFRGEEYVFDNHADKGYQWPQLPPAGRRVGLNTGCGDRWTTRLWSDEKWIALITQLQQAGYAPVLLGGAAEEERNQRLHAATGAPYLGHFPLPQFINLLDQMDLIVTQVTMAMHISIALRKPTVLMNNIFNPYEFDLYGRGQIVQPDRQCVCFYRGTCKLGTSCMEELPATKVLAAVQASLPISVS, from the coding sequence TTGAGCACCAACATCCTGAACCATACCGTTGTACACCCGGATTGCCGCCATTTTCGGGGCGACATTCCGTGCCGCCCCAACAAGGAGCACGGCTACCAGTGCGCAGATTGCCCCGTGTACGCGCCGGTGCAGCAGCGCATCCTTATCATCAAGCTCGGGGCCATCGGCGACGTAATCCGAACCACGCCGCTGCTGCGCCGCCTGCGGCAGGAGTACCCGCAGGGCTACATTACCTGGCTGACGCATACGCCCGCCATTTTGCCCCAGGATGCCGTCGATGAGATTCTGAAGTTCGATTTCGCGGCCGTACTGCAACTGCAAGCCCGCGAGTTCGACGTGGTGTTCAACCTCGACAAAGACAAGGAAGCCGGCGCGCTGCTGAACACCCTCAAGGCCCCCCAAAAGTTCGGTTACGCCCTGCGCCCCTACGATGGCGTGGCCTGGCCCGCCAACGACCTGGCCCAGCACAAATTCCTGACGGGCGTGTTCGATCAGCTCAGCCTGCAGAACACCAAGCCCTACGTGCAGGAGATTTTTGAGCTGTGCGGCTACGAGTTCCGGGGCGAGGAATACGTGTTCGACAACCACGCCGACAAAGGCTACCAGTGGCCGCAGTTGCCCCCTGCCGGCCGCCGCGTGGGCCTGAACACCGGCTGCGGCGACCGTTGGACGACGCGCTTGTGGTCCGATGAAAAATGGATTGCCCTGATTACCCAGCTGCAGCAAGCCGGCTACGCGCCCGTGCTCCTGGGTGGCGCCGCCGAAGAGGAGCGCAACCAGCGCCTGCACGCAGCCACGGGCGCGCCGTACCTAGGGCACTTTCCGCTGCCGCAGTTCATCAACCTGCTCGATCAGATGGACCTCATCGTGACGCAGGTAACCATGGCCATGCACATCAGCATTGCTCTGCGCAAGCCTACCGTGCTGATGAACAACATCTTCAACCCCTACGAATTCGACCTGTACGGCCGCGGCCAGATTGTGCAGCCCGACCGCCAATGCGTGTGCTTTTACCGCGGCACCTGCAAGCTGGGCACCAGTTGCATGGAGGAGTTGCCAGCCACGAAGGTGTTGGCGGCGGTGCAGGCCAGCTTGCCCATCTCTGTTAGCTGA